The segment CGGACCCTTCTGCGGCAAATTCTGCTTTATCTCAGTCGTTTGTCTCAGTCCGTTTGTGTCAGCTGTTCGTCTCAGCCGTTTGTCTCAGTCCCTTCCCTGTTACATATGTTTTCCTTTCTGACGCCAAAGACAGAGATCAGAAGCAGAATCACAGAACCCGCTGCCATACACAAAAAGGCAATGTTCATACCATGCATCAGTGCTCCCTCTCCATAAGCAGCAGCGGAACCTTCACTTACCGCAGTCATAATTCCCACAAAAACGGCAGATCCGATGGAACCTGCAATCGTCCGAAACGAGGTGAGCAGTGAGGAGGCGTCGGCTACCTTTTTGATCTGAATGCTGCTCGTTCCCCACGTCAGCAGCGGCATCATCAGACTTCCGATGGAAACATTGCGTATCACGTTCAGCACAGCAGCTGTCCAAAGAGGCGTACTCATCGTTAAAAAGTACATTCCTATATTGCTGAACAGCATGATAGCTGAACCAATGACAAACAGCCTTTTGATTCCCATTTTATCGTAAATTCTCCCGGCAAAGGGGCTTACAAGGGTGGTGGCAAGGGATCCCGGCAAGGTGATAAGACCGGAAATAACGGCTGAATATCCCATGACACTCTGCACATAGAGGGGCATCAGCACAGAG is part of the Clostridium sp. M62/1 genome and harbors:
- a CDS encoding MFS transporter — encoded protein: MNNSYTHPNGNREHHHYWCGNDLQNQFEQANHYIHIVSSFKLLSMGSSVLMPLYVQSVMGYSAVISGLITLPGSLATTLVSPFAGRIYDKMGIKRLFVIGSAIMLFSNIGMYFLTMSTPLWTAAVLNVIRNVSIGSLMMPLLTWGTSSIQIKKVADASSLLTSFRTIAGSIGSAVFVGIMTAVSEGSAAAYGEGALMHGMNIAFLCMAAGSVILLLISVFGVRKENICNREGTETNG